The following are from one region of the Fusarium keratoplasticum isolate Fu6.1 chromosome 4, whole genome shotgun sequence genome:
- a CDS encoding DUF5672 domain-containing protein produces MPLSGSNTQFDSSKLALLVETRPLPILAPLLLQFISVVPPDWPFLFMGSHASIATINTSFAIRQRVMEGKLTLAPVPANMSVQGQEMVSRFFTNLWLYEKVLHPAEWLLVFQTDSIICANSKHDLDDYLEYDWVEDVWLTERLAHHPEAKLANGTVSLTFSGELHSGLPEKVDKTRINRTLEHPKNVRGIDDWREGFYEPMGYHTGGGGVWLHAPIWGTPALRRHIWSYCPEVKMTLDMDVARYMPGNCRSRWKR; encoded by the exons ATGCCTCTCTCCGGCTCAAACACCCAATTCGACTCCTCCAAACTCGCCCTGCTGGTCGAAACACGTCCACTCCCAATACTGGCTCCCCTGTTACTGCAATTCATCTCCGTCGTTCCACCAGATTGGCCCTTTCTATTCATGGGCTCTCATGCCTCCATCGCAACCATCAACACCTCCTTCGCCATCCGCCAGCGCGTTATGGAAGGCAAACTCACTCTAGCTCCAGTCCCTGCCAACATGAGCGTCCAAGGCCAGGAGATGGTCAGTCGCTTCTTCACGAACTTGTGGCTATACGAAAAGGTACTCCATCCTGCCGAGTGGTTGCTGGTGTTTCAGACAGACTCGATCATCTGCGCAAACAGCAAGCATGACCTCGATGACTATCTCGAATACGACTGGGTCG AGGATGTCTGGCTCACAGAACGCCTGGCTCACCATCCCGAGGCAAAGTTAGCCAACGGAACCGTGTCTCTGACCTTTTCAGGCGAGTTACACAGCGGTCTCCCCGAGAAAGTTGACAAGACGAGAATCAATAGGACTCTTGAGCACCCCAAGAACGTCAGGGGCATTGATGATTGGCGAGAGGGCTTCTACGAACCCATGGGCTACCACACTGGTGGCGGAGGAGTATGGCTCCACGCGCCCATCTGGGGAACTCCTGCGCTGAGGCGGCATATCTGGTCATACTGTCCCGAAGTCAAGATGACGCTGGATATGGACGTGGCGAGATATATGCCAGGGAATTGCCGCAGCCGTTGGAAGAGGTAG
- a CDS encoding BZIP domain-containing protein has protein sequence MSQTGPASRHASRRSSRSPAGDDQVSPSSTRYGQPGARDTRQDLSSVPYTNGENRAQQVQPRTLGVHNILNPLEPQLLSSGASGPLHTTVRPHEGELPAVTPGSTPGPFPAARLFPAAQPASISLPGTPVGPLTPLGGPSSERNSPTMAFPFPAVNNPRRKPSPTQPPRAMSLSHGPPSNRDSEVRQLPPHSVSPAKRPYESEAMEETTRSHFPGLQHLPGMPSGPPSAMSTPGRTLSQPAIPSPGTQAPPPILPPSTAPARPQQPPMPPQGPYPPNMQTNRQFPGAGPPSEASSPWTETIRRHGMGGALFGVEGQQAFMTLPGSDTPIAVPVDFSQASKKADEKRQRNAVASTRHRRKKKILQEENTKQLQELRDERRMMEIKIEELTQQRDFYREERNRLRDIVAQTPSISGLAVGPPSPNFASGSFTDTSSLAPGPQGPQGYGGDSSTGERPAQRRRTDDRPEFSIPSYGSPASIHPGASPSGLPPMQGPGYGGPSRPSSAASSTSGERLPPLRAMDGRPPPVPGQGQVQEQDPRTGQWVSVQPRVPETGWATRDTHRR, from the coding sequence ATGTCGCAGACTGGACCTGCGTCTCGCCATGCCTCACGCCGCTCTTCGAGGTCACCAGCGGGAGACGATCAAgtctcgccctcctcgactcGGTACGGGCAACCCGGCGCTCGTGACACGCGCCAGGACTTGAGCAGCGTCCCGTACACAAATGGGGAGAACAGGGCCCAGCAGGTTCAGCCGAGGACTTTGGGTGTGcacaacatcctcaaccctcTGGAGCCCCAGCTGCTCAGTTCAGGGGCAAGCGGACCTCTCCATACAACAGTTCGACCTCATGAAGGGGAGTTACCAGCTGTAACTCCTGGGTCAACTCCTGGACCTTTCCCAGCAGCGCGACTGTTCCCAGCTGCTCAACCTGCTTCGATCTCGCTCCCAGGCACGCCTGTTGGGCCTCTGACACCCCTGGGTGGCCCTTCATCGGAACGCAACTCTCCAACCATGGCATTTCCTTTCCCTGCCGTGAACAACCCCAGACGGAAACCCAGCCCaactcaacctcctcgagccaTGAGTCTTAGCCATGGACCACCATCAAATCGCGATTCTGAAGTCCGCCAACTACCGCCGCACAGTGTCTCCCCAGCTAAGCGGCCCTACGAAAGCGAGGCCATGGAAGAGACTACCAGGTCTCATTTTCCAGGTCTGCAACATCTTCCTGGCATGCCCTCAGGCCCTCCATCAGCAATGTCGACTCCAGGACGAACTCTCTCACAACCGGCAATCCCTTCCCCAGGGACACAGGCACCTCCCCCTATCTTGCCACCAAGTACCGCTCCAGCTCGCCCGCAGCAACCTCCGATGCCCCCGCAAGGGCCATACCCTCCCAACATGCAGACTAATCGACAATTCCCAGGTGCAGGCCCTCCTAGTGAGGCTTCCTCGCCATGGACTGAAACAATACGGAGGCACGGCATGGGAGGTGCTCTATTCGGCGTTGAAGGACAACAAGCTTTCATGACTCTTCCAGGAAGCGATACTCCGATTGCCGTACCAGTCGATTTCTCTCAAGCGTCTAAGAAGGCAGACGAAAAGCGACAACGAAATGCGGTGGCTTCAACAAGGCATcgcaggaagaagaagatccTCCAGGAGGAGAATACTAAACAATTACAGGAGCTTCGGGacgagaggaggatgatggaaaTAAAAATCGAGGAGTTGACGCAACAGCGGGACTTTTACCGAGAAGAACGCAACCGTTTGAGAGACATTGTCGCGCAAACTCCGTCGATTAGTGGCCTCGCGGTTGGGCCGCCGAGTCCTAATTTTGCGAGCGGCTCTTTTACCGATACGAGCTCGCTGGCACCAGGTCCACAGGGACCTCAAGGCTATGGAGGGGATTCTTCGACGGGCGAACGACCAGCACAGCGCCGGCGAACCGACGACCGACCCGAGTTCTCGATACCGTCCTACGGATCTCCTGCGAGCATACACCCCGGGGCATCTCCGAGCGGGCTGCCACCTATGCAAGGCCCTGGTTATGGAGGCCCATCACGGCCATCGTCTGCAGCATCATCCACCAGCGGCGAAAGGCTCCCGCCGTTGAGGGCTATGGACGGCAGGCCGCCACCTGTCCCAGGGCAAGGCCAGGTGCAAGAGCAGGATCCTCGGACTGGCCAATGGGTTTCAGTTCAGCCGCGTGTGCCAGAAACTGGGTGGGCAACTCGGGACACGCACCGAAGATGA
- a CDS encoding SGL domain-containing protein: MTVDIQHWTIEKPWLETHCLLGEGPFYEEQTGTLRFVDIRKKQLHYLNVAEGPSSLRTTQLDVCPTVTANIAGVDPQDRIALGLKYGLAVLDVKKGTWELIQPFNEPNNERLRSNDGGVDPHGRFWIGTMTDFGLGPFQVEGALYRMDAKSKEVMVPDLTIPNTPGWSPDNRTLYFTHSNARQIFAFDYDLEAGTVSNKRLFYEHDGPGEPDGFRVDVDGFLWQAVYGEGRVLRIDPTGKVVGEVRVPTRNTTCVQFVGTELVITSAADEDGEGTSREYGGAVFKVDVGIRGIRLNEFKL; the protein is encoded by the exons ATGACTGTCGATATTCAGCACTGGACGATAGAGAAGCCTTGGCTTGAGACACACTGCCTCCTCGGTGAGGGGCCGTTCTATGAGGAGCAGACGGGCACGCTGCGCTTTGTCGATATACGAAAGAAACAGCTACATTACTTGAATGTGGCCGAGGGTCCATCCTCGCTTAGGACAACACAGCTGGATGTCTGTCCCACAGTCACGGCCAACATTGCTGGAGTAGATCCGCAGGACCGCATCGCCTTGGGCCTCAAGTACGGGCTTGCAGTGCTGGACGTCAAGAAGGGGACTTGGGAACTCATTCAACCATTCAACGAGCCCAACAACGAACGCCTGCGGAGCAATGATGGCGGCGTGGATCCTCATGGACGGTTCTGGATTGGGACCATGACAGATTTTGGGCTGGGACCCTTTCAAGTCGAGG GAGCGCTGTATCGGATGGACGCCAAGTCAAAGGAGGTGATGGTTCCGGACCTGACGATTCCCAACACGCCTGGTTGGTCTCCTGACAACCGAACGCTGTATTTTACCCACTCGAACGCGAGGCAGATCTTTGCCTTTGACTATGACCTTGAGGCGGGGACGGTGTCGAACAAGCGCCTGTTCTACGAGCACGACGGGCCAGGCGAGCCAGACGGGTTCCGAGTGGACGTGGATGGATTCCTCTGGCAGGCGGTGTATGGAGAGGGTCGCGTGTTGAGGATCGACCCAACCGGCAAGGTGGTAGGCGAGGTGCGGGTGCCGACAAGGAACACGACGTGCGTGCAGTTCGTGGGAACTGAGCTGGTGATCACGTCGGCGGcggacgaggacggtgaAGGGACGAGCCGAGAGTATGGGGGGGCAGTGTTCAAAGTGGACGTTGGGATCCGGGGGATTCGACTGAACGAGTTTAAGCTGTAG
- a CDS encoding ATP synthase subunit delta, mitochondrial: protein MKPKRTSQTPNAPGDPKIGHRISEPNLGSIRSSVSAAELRAGRSSLQRKKSSIVTRRSSRRPLTEEPYSAEPSALTKAFTSPIPSTYDSATVSSTERRRDAMDIFEQYGISRPEGWLSEEDSGTAEPPEDGRVKTFQVCHSCGAPLSSQRYCLHCGHDSCLKCTGNALDEGSEREHGHSLEQHLEQHTTNHCSKESTHATAEAEQSHVHTTQVTVRTTRLREASRFTSGQETPRTPHWVERTSRRRFRTTQNAPKPTLKKTIAAPTAISSSVKNNPFYMADIEAKAHASEPTNTPRTVQAKRPTRLSDCVPHRPTLNSSSDKDAEGKCSDPGCRATHAGHHPVRHSIECAARRSLKGQITEDDELEVIDMDEEQEPQRPKNSPLHSTLEKRIDQLYHHAEDLHHSQHIMEHLAAGARQLERSAGTQRRRADRKDALSRMTDHGLDIPSRSPGDHQLSQDEVTSVGEETVEYSLGTDIKAPEAVEEHTLAADPAVERDLSPRSHLLLDDVRTKVARLLKAHSISQDRVFGAKSRPIRRLRRSFPLAKTTTSTKPVSQAKPLPLSLGEQEKVSKACASWEQKMVSPAKEQSLVMDTHTSVHAAHTALSSKRGPRQIPPRIKDPEQEAVESNGISSWRKQLRKVTKSEDVNRDKQLTPPVVKWRRSLSRIRRTPNSDAEKKDNCLFCYPSRSPSPKPGEGATQLAGEVQSREAHDATHGIAVESSTPRLRVMEVEQSLARKSAEDLLEESRHRTQQEVVATREMKSTKHCKTTSHSSYEETETVTEIHNPKPVIPYNHVCAWRTRYMDLSTEVDQLKSEASFRVVDQATEQQRDQGVDAGVGTSFSHKCPDIDIEGLTIVMHMRGKDDLVINTKLKDSARHG from the coding sequence atgaagccaaagaggaCGTCCCAGACACCGAACGCCCCGGGTGACCCCAAAATTGGACACCGCATCTCGGAGCCAAATCTTGGAAGCATCCGATCGAGTGTCTCTGCAGCTGAACTGAGAGCCGGCCGGAGTAGCCTTCAACGCAAGAAGTCGAGTATTGTAACACGCAGATCTTCCCGGCGCCCTCTTACAGAAGAGCCCTATTCAGCCGAGCCATCAGCTCTAACTAAAGCCTTCACGTCCCCTATCCCTTCGACATATGACTCAGCTACTGTGAGCTCCACAGAAAGACGGCGGGATGCGATGGATATCTTTGAACAGTATGGAATTTCTCGGCCTGAAGGCTGGCTTTCGGAAGAGGACTCGGGCACTGCAGAACCACCTGAAGACGGCAGGGTCAAGACCTTCCAGGTTTGTCATTCTTGTGGCGCGCCCCTATCCTCGCAACGATACTGCCTACACTGTGGCCATGACTCTTGCTTGAAGTGCACGGGGAATGCTCTTGATGAGGGTAGCGAGAGGGAGCATGGCCATTCCCTGGAGCAGCATCTGGAGCAGCATACCACAAACCACTGTTCCAAGGAATCAACACACGCTACTGCAGAGGCAGAACAGAGTCATGTTCATACGACTCAAGTTACAGTCCGTACAACACGTCTTCGAGAGGCCTCCAGGTTTACATCGGGACAAGAGACTCCTAGAACGCCCCATTGGGTCGAAAGGACGTCTCGTCGAAGGTTCAGGACAACTCAAAATGCCCCCAAGCCGACTCTGAAAAAGACGATTGCCGCACCGACGGCGATCTCGAGCTCGGTGAAGAACAATCCCTTCTATATGGCAGACATTGAAGCGAAAGCCCATGCCTCTGAACCAACGAACACGCCGAGGACTGTCCAGGCAAAGCGGCCGACCAGGCTATCAGACTGTGTCCCGCATCGCCCAACGCTGAATTCATCGAGTGATAAAGACGCTGAGGGAAAATGCTCTGACCCAGGGTGTCGAGCGACACACGCTGGTCACCATCCAGTTCGCCACAGCATCGAATGTGCAGCTCGTCGAAGTCTCAAGGGGCAAATcaccgaggacgatgaaCTAGAGGTGATCGACATGGATGAAGAGCAGGAGCCGCAACGACCAAAGAACTCTCCGCTTCACAGCACTTTAGAGAAGAGGATTGACCAGCTGTATCACCATGCCGAGGATCTACATCACTCACAGCATATCATGGAACACCTAGCCGCTGGCGCGAGGCAGCTTGAACGGTCTGCTGGTACTCAGCGAAGAAGGGCAGACAGGAAGGATGCACTCTCCCGAATGACagaccatggccttgatatcCCCAGTCGTTCCCCAGGAGATCATCAACTCAGCCAAGACGAAGTCACATCAGTAGGGGAAGAGACAGTTGAATATTCTCTAGGcaccgacatcaaggccCCCGAAGCAGTCGAGGAGCACACACTGGCAGCTGACCCTGCCGTAGAGCGAGACTTGAGTCCCAGGTCCCATCTACTTCTCGATGATGTTCGAACCAAAGTTGCTCGCCTATTGAAGGCTCATTCCATCAGCCAGGACCGAGTCTTTGGGGCCAAGAGTCGGCCTATAAGACGACTACGCCGGTCTTTTCCCCTTGCGAAGACGACAACAAGTACGAAGCCGGTATCGCAAGCCAAACCCCTGCCACTTAGCCTCGGGGAGCAGGAGAAGGTCAGTAAGGCGTGTGCATCGTGGGAACAGAAAATGGTATCTCCTGCAAAGGAACAGAGTCTTGTCATGGATACACATACGAGTGTACATGCAGCCCATACCGCTCTTTCTTCAAAAAGAGGGCCACGGCAAATACCTCCGCGTATTAAGGATCCTGAACAGGAGGCAGTGGAGTCGAATGGCATCTCGTCATGGAGAAAGCAACTACGGAAAGTGACCAAGTCCGAAGACGTCAACCGAGATAAGCAGTTGACTCCTCCAGTTGTGAAGTGGAGGCGTAGCCTCAGCAGAATCCGACGGACGCCAAATTCTGACGCGGAAAAGAAGGACAACTGTCTCTTCTGTTATCCAAGTCGGTCTCCATCGCCGAAACCAGGGGAGGGTGCAACTCAACTGGCTGGTGAAGTCCAGTCGAGGGAAGCCCACGATGCTACACATGGCATTGCAGTTGAGTCATCGACTCCTCGGCTTAGAGTGATGGAAGTGGAACAGTCACTTGCTCGGAAAAGCGCCGAGGACTTGCTGGAGGAATCTCGTCACAGGACCCAGCAAGAGGTTGTTGCAACTCGGGAGATGAAGAGCACGAAGCACTGCAAGACGACGAGTCATTCATCGTACGAGGAGACAGAGACGGTGACAGAGATTCACAACCCGAAGCCGGTGATCCCATACAATCACGTTTGCGCGTGGCGAACACGATACATGGACCTCAGCACCGAGGTTGACCAACTCAAGTCTGAGGCGAGTTTTCGTGTGGTCGACCAGGCAACTGAGCAGCAGCGAGATCAGGGGGTTGATGCTGGTGTTGGCACATCTTTCTCGCACAAGTGCCCAGACATTGACATTGAGGGCCTCACGATTGTTATGCATATGAGAGGCAAGGATGACTTGGTGATCAACACCAAATTGAAGGATAGTGCGAGGCATGGGTAG
- a CDS encoding ATP synthase subunit delta, mitochondrial codes for MNSLRFARAALRARPAAIRVPLQRRTYAEAVPDKASDSISGYCFYDPARLTVIADQAEPCSPSPANCRTQAIYKSQDVVQVNIPAESGEMGVLANHVPSIEQLKPGLVEVIEESGGAKQFFLSGGFATVQPNSVLSINAVEGFPLEDFSADAVRAQIAEAQKVASGSGSEQDIAEAKIELEVLETLAAHVK; via the exons ATGAACTCCCTCCGCTTCGCCCGCGCGGCTCTCCGAGCTCGCCCTGCCGCCATCCGAGTTCCCCTCCAGCGAAGGACCTACGCCGAGGCCGTTCCCGACAAGGCAAGCGACTCAATCTCCGGCTACTGTTTTTACGACCCGGCCCGACTGACCGTCATCGCAGATCAAGCTGAGCCTTGCTCTCCCTCACCAG CTAATTGCCGCACGCAGGCCATCTACAAGTCCCAGGATGTCGTCCAGGTCAACATCCCCGCCGAGTCGGGTGAGATGGGTGTCCTCGCCAACCACGTTCCCTCCATTGAGCAGCTGAAGCCTGGTCTGGTTGAGGTTATTGAGGAGTCTGGCGGTGCCAAGCAGTTCTTCC TTTCCGGTGGATTCGCTACCGTCCAGCCCAACTCGGTCCTGAGCATCAACGCCGTCGAGGGTTTCCCCCTTGAGGACTTCAGCGCCGATGCCGTCAGGGCTCAGATCGCCGAGGCCCAGAAGGTCGCCAGCGGAAGCGGAAGCGAGCAGGACattgccgaggccaagatcgagcTTGAG GTTCTTGAGACCCTGGCTGCGCATGTGAAATAA